A genomic segment from Polyangium mundeleinium encodes:
- the rplD gene encoding 50S ribosomal protein L4, with the protein MKVNVYNLKREQVGEIDLSDEVFGAEVKEQLFYEVVKAQLASRRAGTKATKERSAVAGSTKKLYRQKGTGRARQGSIRAPHHAGGGAAHALEPQDWSYRPPRKVRIGALKSALSLYAKEGRLIVLDSLELPEIKTKAIVDALGALQAGKKSLVVDSASNEKLVKSIRNLDAHQFLPPEGVNVYDLLRHDHLVVSKEAAKALEARCLR; encoded by the coding sequence ATGAAAGTCAACGTCTACAACCTCAAGCGGGAGCAGGTCGGCGAGATCGACCTTTCGGACGAGGTCTTCGGCGCCGAGGTCAAGGAGCAGCTCTTCTACGAGGTCGTCAAGGCCCAGCTCGCCTCGCGGCGCGCGGGCACCAAGGCCACGAAGGAGCGCAGCGCGGTCGCTGGCTCGACGAAGAAGCTCTACCGCCAGAAGGGCACGGGCCGCGCTCGTCAGGGCTCGATCCGCGCTCCGCACCACGCGGGCGGCGGCGCCGCGCACGCGCTCGAGCCGCAGGACTGGTCCTACCGTCCGCCGCGCAAGGTGCGCATCGGCGCGCTGAAGAGCGCGCTCTCCCTGTACGCCAAGGAGGGTCGTCTCATCGTCCTCGACAGCCTCGAGCTGCCCGAGATCAAGACGAAGGCGATCGTCGACGCGCTCGGGGCCCTGCAGGCGGGCAAGAAGTCGCTCGTCGTCGACAGCGCCTCGAATGAGAAGCTGGTGAAGTCGATCCGCAACCTCGACGCACACCAGTTCTTGCCGCCGGAGGGCGTCAACGTGTACGACCTCCTCCGCCACGACCACCTCGTCGTCTCGAAAGAGGCGGCCAAAGCGCTCGAAGCGCGCTGCCTTCGGTAG
- a CDS encoding glycoside hydrolase family 57 protein produces MLGYVAIVLHAHLPWVRHPEHARPLEERWLHEALWESYLPLLDVLARLEADGIAARISVSVSPTLAAMLADPLLRERFVLHLDRLDKLAAQEERRTSGDAAMRPIVAFYRTRIEATRAGWERISGDVLGALAGHEDRGSIELLTTSVTHAYLPALTRSSARAQVRLGLRAFEALVGRRPRGLWLPECGYDPSLLPELAAAGVGYSVLDAHGLELALPRPPRGVLAPILSSAGVAFFGRDPCASREVWSREAGYPGHPDYRDFYRDVGFDLPEAALAGEIGPDGTRLMTGLKYHRITGPGPHKALWDPAAAEARARADATQFVAERAAALRAAQGRGPRPVVVAPYDAELFGHWWFEGPIFLEHALRALHLAERAGEIAPVTLGAYLAAEPSLTVAEPSASSWGEGGFGEAWLGRALDPGRTEGMSPAHLVRHVRHAEQTVQGLVRGRRGADGPAGRALDQAIRELVLLEASDWGFMIRRGEMAAYAAARVRAHASRVDRLCRLAGRDWIGESEARWIEATCERTPFLAELRGERLRDAFDA; encoded by the coding sequence ATGCTGGGATACGTCGCGATCGTCCTGCACGCACACCTGCCCTGGGTGCGCCACCCGGAGCACGCCCGCCCGCTCGAAGAGCGATGGCTGCACGAGGCGTTGTGGGAATCGTACCTGCCGCTGCTCGACGTGCTCGCGCGGCTCGAAGCGGACGGGATCGCGGCGCGGATCTCGGTGTCGGTGTCCCCGACGCTCGCGGCGATGCTTGCCGATCCGCTGCTTCGAGAGCGCTTCGTTCTGCACCTCGACAGGCTCGACAAACTCGCGGCGCAGGAAGAGCGACGGACGAGCGGTGACGCGGCGATGCGCCCGATCGTGGCGTTTTACCGGACGCGGATCGAGGCCACGCGCGCGGGCTGGGAGCGGATCTCGGGCGACGTGCTCGGTGCGCTCGCGGGCCACGAAGATCGCGGCTCGATCGAGCTTCTGACGACGAGCGTGACGCACGCGTATCTGCCCGCGCTCACGCGTTCGAGTGCGCGCGCGCAGGTAAGACTCGGCCTGCGCGCATTCGAGGCCCTCGTGGGGCGAAGGCCGCGTGGGTTGTGGCTCCCCGAGTGTGGCTACGATCCCTCGCTCTTGCCGGAGCTCGCGGCGGCGGGCGTAGGGTACTCGGTGCTCGATGCGCACGGCCTCGAGCTCGCGTTGCCGCGACCTCCGCGGGGCGTGCTCGCGCCGATCCTCTCCTCCGCGGGCGTCGCGTTTTTCGGCCGTGATCCGTGCGCCTCGCGGGAAGTATGGTCCCGCGAGGCCGGATATCCGGGCCACCCGGACTATCGCGATTTCTACCGCGACGTCGGCTTTGATCTGCCGGAAGCCGCGCTTGCAGGGGAGATCGGCCCCGACGGCACGCGCCTCATGACGGGCCTCAAGTACCACCGCATCACGGGCCCGGGGCCTCATAAAGCGCTGTGGGATCCGGCCGCGGCCGAGGCGCGCGCGCGCGCGGATGCCACGCAGTTCGTGGCCGAGCGGGCCGCCGCGCTGCGCGCAGCACAAGGACGCGGCCCGCGGCCTGTCGTGGTGGCGCCGTACGATGCCGAGCTCTTTGGGCACTGGTGGTTCGAAGGTCCGATCTTCCTCGAACACGCACTGCGAGCGTTGCATCTCGCGGAGCGTGCAGGCGAGATCGCGCCCGTGACGCTTGGTGCTTACCTCGCGGCCGAGCCTTCGCTCACGGTGGCCGAGCCCTCGGCCTCGTCGTGGGGCGAGGGCGGCTTTGGCGAGGCGTGGCTCGGGCGCGCGCTCGATCCCGGCCGCACGGAGGGCATGTCGCCGGCGCACCTCGTGCGGCACGTGCGCCATGCAGAGCAGACCGTGCAGGGGCTCGTGCGGGGGCGGCGCGGCGCGGACGGGCCCGCTGGGCGCGCCCTCGATCAGGCGATCCGCGAGCTCGTGCTGCTCGAAGCGAGCGACTGGGGCTTCATGATCCGGCGCGGCGAGATGGCGGCATATGCGGCGGCGCGGGTGCGCGCGCACGCGAGCCGCGTGGATCGGCTTTGCAGGCTCGCGGGGCGCGACTGGATCGGCGAGAGCGAGGCGCGGTGGATCGAAGCGACGTGCGAGCGGACGCCGTTCCTCGCCGAGCTCCGAGGCGAGCGCTTGCGCGACGCGTTCGACGCGTGA
- the fusA gene encoding elongation factor G, whose translation MAREYSLERTRNIGIMAHIDAGKTTVTERILYYTGVNYKLGEVHEGAATMDWMVQEQERGITITAAATNCFWEPKEGPNAGNRHRINIIDTPGHVDFTIEVERSLRVLDGAVAVFDGGNGVEPQSETVWRQADKYRVPRIAFINKMDKIGADFDMCVDSMKDRLGTNAVAVHYPLGAEDKFRGVIDIVRMRAAVFDDETKGAEYKWEPIPADLVAKCRELRERLIEACADASDAVMEKFVAGDIASITEEEIYAAIRAGTLNFKLVPVLCGSAFKNKGIQLLLDAIIQLLPSPVDIPPVQGTDPDKKDKVVTRKAADNEPFAALAFKVMNDPFGHLTYFRVYSGTVESGSSVLNSTRGKRERFGRILRMHANKREEVKTCYAGNIYAAVGLRDTRTGDTLCEEKHPVVLERMEFPDPVISIAIEPKTKADLDKLGVSLQKLMFEDPSFRTFTNEETGQTIIAGMGELHLEIIVDRLKREFKVDANVGKPEVAYRETVMRKVTDVEGRFVRQTGGHGQYGHVVIDLGPAPRGAGFVFVNDITGGIIPKEFIPSAEKGIRDALGRGVLAGYPVVDVEVRLHFGSYHEVDSSGPAFEVAGSIAFQEAAKRAGLVLLEPVMSVEVVCPEQYLGDVIGDLNSRRGRILDMGQRGNARVVRAEVPLASMFGYATDVRSKTQGRATHTMQISNYAPVPVAIQEEIVAKQRG comes from the coding sequence GTGGCCCGCGAATACAGCCTGGAGCGCACGAGAAACATCGGGATCATGGCCCACATCGATGCGGGCAAGACCACGGTGACCGAGCGCATCCTCTATTACACGGGCGTCAACTACAAGCTGGGCGAGGTCCACGAGGGCGCTGCGACCATGGACTGGATGGTCCAGGAGCAGGAGCGCGGGATCACGATCACGGCTGCGGCGACGAACTGCTTCTGGGAGCCGAAGGAAGGCCCGAACGCGGGGAACCGGCACCGCATCAACATCATCGACACGCCCGGCCACGTGGACTTCACGATCGAGGTCGAGCGCAGCTTGCGCGTGCTCGACGGCGCGGTCGCGGTGTTCGACGGCGGCAACGGCGTCGAGCCGCAAAGCGAGACGGTCTGGCGTCAGGCGGACAAGTACCGGGTCCCGCGGATCGCGTTCATCAACAAGATGGACAAGATCGGCGCGGACTTCGACATGTGCGTCGACTCGATGAAGGACCGGCTCGGCACGAACGCGGTGGCGGTGCACTACCCGCTCGGCGCGGAGGACAAGTTCCGCGGCGTCATCGACATCGTCCGCATGCGTGCGGCTGTCTTCGACGACGAGACGAAGGGCGCCGAGTACAAGTGGGAACCCATCCCTGCGGATCTTGTGGCGAAGTGTCGGGAGCTGCGGGAACGCCTCATCGAGGCGTGCGCGGATGCGAGCGACGCGGTGATGGAGAAGTTCGTCGCCGGCGACATCGCGTCGATCACCGAGGAAGAGATCTACGCGGCGATTCGCGCGGGCACGCTGAACTTCAAGCTCGTCCCGGTGCTCTGCGGCTCGGCGTTCAAGAACAAGGGCATCCAGCTCTTGCTCGATGCCATCATCCAACTCCTGCCTTCGCCGGTCGACATCCCGCCGGTGCAGGGCACGGATCCGGACAAGAAGGACAAGGTGGTGACGCGCAAGGCGGCGGACAACGAGCCGTTCGCCGCGCTCGCGTTCAAGGTGATGAACGATCCCTTCGGCCACCTCACGTACTTCCGGGTCTACTCGGGCACGGTCGAGAGCGGTTCGAGCGTCCTCAACTCGACCCGCGGCAAGCGCGAGCGTTTCGGGCGCATCCTGCGCATGCACGCGAACAAGCGTGAAGAGGTCAAGACCTGCTACGCCGGCAACATCTACGCGGCGGTGGGTCTACGCGACACGCGTACGGGTGACACGCTCTGCGAGGAGAAGCACCCGGTCGTCCTCGAGCGGATGGAGTTTCCGGACCCGGTCATCTCCATCGCGATCGAGCCGAAGACCAAGGCAGATCTCGACAAGCTCGGCGTGTCGCTCCAGAAGCTCATGTTTGAGGATCCGTCTTTCCGGACGTTCACGAACGAGGAGACCGGGCAGACGATCATCGCCGGCATGGGCGAGCTGCACCTCGAGATCATCGTCGACCGCCTGAAGCGCGAGTTCAAGGTCGACGCCAACGTCGGCAAGCCCGAGGTCGCCTATCGCGAGACGGTGATGCGCAAGGTCACCGACGTCGAGGGCCGGTTCGTCCGGCAGACCGGCGGGCACGGTCAATATGGTCACGTCGTGATCGATCTCGGCCCTGCGCCGCGCGGCGCTGGGTTCGTCTTCGTCAACGACATCACTGGCGGCATCATCCCCAAGGAGTTCATCCCCTCCGCGGAGAAGGGGATTCGAGACGCGCTCGGGCGCGGGGTGCTCGCTGGTTATCCGGTGGTGGACGTCGAGGTGCGGCTGCACTTCGGCAGCTACCACGAGGTCGACTCGTCGGGCCCCGCCTTCGAGGTGGCTGGCTCGATTGCGTTCCAGGAGGCGGCCAAGCGCGCGGGCCTCGTGCTCCTGGAGCCGGTCATGTCGGTCGAGGTGGTTTGCCCGGAGCAATACCTCGGCGACGTCATCGGCGACCTGAACAGCCGTCGCGGGCGGATTCTCGACATGGGGCAGCGGGGAAATGCGCGCGTCGTGCGCGCGGAGGTTCCGCTCGCCTCGATGTTCGGCTACGCGACGGACGTGCGTTCGAAGACGCAGGGCCGCGCGACGCACACGATGCAGATTTCGAATTACGCACCAGTCCCGGTCGCGATCCAGGAAGAGATCGTCGCCAAGCAGCGAGGTTAG
- the rpsG gene encoding 30S ribosomal protein S7, which produces MPRRREVPKRRIIPDPKFKDKLVAKFTNSLMLSGKKATAESILYGAFDVIRDRFKEEPIEVFRKALDNVKPKLEVKSRRVGGATYQVPVEVRPERRVALAMRWLVTYSRSRGEKTMRERLAAELIDAAQNRGNAVKKKDDTHKMAEANKAFAHYRW; this is translated from the coding sequence ATGCCTCGTCGACGTGAAGTTCCGAAGCGCAGAATCATTCCGGATCCGAAGTTCAAGGACAAGCTCGTCGCCAAGTTCACCAACTCGCTCATGTTGAGCGGGAAGAAGGCGACGGCGGAGAGCATCCTCTACGGAGCGTTCGACGTCATTCGCGACCGCTTCAAGGAGGAGCCCATCGAGGTCTTCCGGAAGGCGCTCGACAACGTCAAGCCGAAGCTCGAGGTGAAGAGCCGGCGCGTTGGCGGCGCGACGTATCAGGTCCCGGTCGAGGTTCGGCCGGAGCGTCGCGTGGCCCTGGCGATGCGCTGGCTCGTGACGTACTCGCGTTCGCGCGGCGAGAAGACGATGCGCGAGCGCCTCGCGGCGGAGCTCATCGACGCGGCGCAGAACCGCGGCAACGCCGTGAAGAAGAAGGACGACACGCACAAGATGGCGGAGGCGAACAAGGCCTTCGCGCACTACCGCTGGTGA
- the hemC gene encoding hydroxymethylbilane synthase has product MTRLILATRRSALALAQSRAFARALVEASPGLEVGELEIVTSGDKITDRPLQEVGGKGLFVKELEEALLDGRAHLAVHSYKDVPAVIPDGLVITCVPRREDPRDVFISRTGATLAELPAGARVGTSSLRRAAAIGVARPDLGILPLRGNVDTRLRKLEEGQVDAIVLALAGLKRLGLERRATEILDPAVMLPAIGQGALGIECREADEETRRALAPLDDPETSVRVAAERGVMVALGADCRTPVAAHAVRTDEGLWIRAMIAEADGTRPRMGERRVVWPSAAEATRVGLDLGQELLRA; this is encoded by the coding sequence ATGACTCGCCTGATACTCGCCACCCGACGCTCGGCCCTCGCGCTCGCCCAGTCCCGCGCCTTCGCGCGCGCCCTCGTCGAAGCCTCGCCCGGTCTCGAAGTCGGCGAGCTCGAGATCGTCACGTCGGGCGACAAGATCACCGATCGTCCGCTCCAGGAAGTGGGCGGAAAGGGGCTCTTCGTGAAGGAGCTCGAAGAGGCGCTCCTCGACGGCCGCGCCCACCTCGCGGTGCACTCGTACAAAGACGTGCCCGCCGTGATCCCCGATGGGCTCGTGATCACGTGTGTCCCGCGGCGCGAGGATCCACGCGATGTCTTCATCTCGCGGACAGGCGCGACGCTCGCGGAGCTGCCCGCGGGCGCGCGCGTGGGGACGTCGAGCCTCCGGCGCGCCGCGGCGATCGGCGTGGCGCGGCCCGATCTCGGGATCTTGCCGCTGCGCGGGAACGTGGACACGCGGCTGCGCAAGCTCGAGGAGGGGCAGGTGGACGCGATCGTGCTCGCGCTCGCGGGGCTCAAGCGTCTCGGGCTCGAACGACGCGCGACCGAGATCCTCGACCCCGCCGTGATGCTGCCTGCGATCGGGCAAGGCGCGCTCGGGATCGAGTGCCGCGAAGCTGACGAGGAGACGCGGCGCGCGCTCGCGCCGCTCGACGATCCCGAGACGAGCGTGCGCGTGGCCGCCGAGCGCGGGGTGATGGTCGCGCTCGGCGCCGATTGCCGTACGCCCGTGGCAGCGCACGCGGTGCGCACGGACGAGGGGCTCTGGATCCGGGCGATGATCGCCGAGGCGGACGGGACGCGTCCGCGGATGGGTGAGCGTCGCGTCGTGTGGCCCTCGGCGGCGGAGGCGACGCGTGTCGGCCTGGATCTCGGGCAGGAGCTCCTCCGGGCCTGA
- the tuf gene encoding elongation factor Tu: MAKEKFSRTKPHVNVGTIGHIDHGKTTLTAAIVKVQSKQKLAKEIKYADIAKGGTVRDETKTVTIAAAHVEYESPKRHYAHVDCPGHADYIKNMITGAAQMDGAILVVSALDSVMPQTREHVLLARQVGLNYLVVFLNKCDAVDDPEMLDLVEMEVRELLNKYNFNGDNAPVVRGASLPALQGDPKWEAKIGELLEALDTYIPEPERAIDKPFLMAIEDVFSIKGRGTVATGRIERGVIKVGEEVEIIGFKDTRKTVVTGVEMFRKLLDQGIAGDNVGCLLRGVEKDDIERGQVLAKPGSITPHTHFMGEVYVLKKEEGGRHTPFFTNYRPQFYIRTTDVTGTVNLPEGVKMVMPGDNITMNIELIAPVALEEQMRFAIREGGKTVGAGIVTKILK, encoded by the coding sequence ATGGCCAAGGAGAAATTCAGTCGAACGAAGCCCCACGTGAACGTCGGCACGATCGGTCACATCGATCACGGCAAGACCACGCTCACGGCGGCCATCGTCAAGGTCCAGTCCAAGCAGAAGCTTGCGAAAGAGATCAAGTACGCCGACATCGCCAAGGGCGGCACCGTCCGTGACGAGACGAAGACGGTGACGATCGCGGCTGCGCACGTGGAGTACGAGTCGCCGAAGCGCCACTATGCGCACGTCGACTGCCCCGGCCACGCCGACTACATCAAGAACATGATCACGGGCGCCGCGCAGATGGACGGCGCGATCCTCGTGGTCAGCGCGCTCGACAGCGTCATGCCGCAGACCCGCGAGCACGTGCTGCTCGCCCGCCAGGTCGGCCTGAACTACCTCGTCGTCTTCCTCAACAAGTGCGACGCGGTGGACGACCCGGAGATGCTGGACCTCGTCGAGATGGAGGTCCGCGAGCTCCTCAACAAGTACAACTTCAACGGCGATAATGCGCCGGTTGTCCGTGGTGCTTCGCTGCCTGCGCTCCAGGGCGATCCAAAGTGGGAGGCGAAGATCGGGGAGCTGCTCGAGGCGCTCGACACGTACATCCCGGAGCCGGAGCGCGCGATCGACAAGCCGTTCCTCATGGCGATCGAGGACGTGTTCTCGATTAAGGGCCGCGGCACGGTGGCCACGGGCCGCATCGAGCGCGGCGTGATCAAGGTCGGCGAAGAGGTCGAGATCATCGGCTTCAAGGACACGCGCAAGACCGTGGTCACGGGCGTCGAGATGTTCCGGAAGCTGCTCGATCAGGGCATCGCCGGCGACAACGTCGGTTGCCTCCTGCGCGGCGTCGAGAAGGACGACATCGAGCGTGGCCAGGTCCTCGCGAAGCCGGGCTCGATCACGCCGCACACCCACTTCATGGGTGAGGTGTACGTTCTCAAGAAGGAGGAGGGCGGCCGTCACACGCCGTTCTTCACGAACTACCGCCCGCAGTTCTACATCCGGACGACGGACGTGACGGGCACCGTCAACCTCCCCGAGGGAGTGAAGATGGTGATGCCGGGCGACAACATCACGATGAACATCGAGCTCATCGCGCCGGTCGCGCTCGAAGAGCAGATGCGGTTCGCGATCCGCGAGGGTGGCAAGACCGTCGGCGCGGGCATCGTGACGAAGATCCTCAAGTAA
- the rpsJ gene encoding 30S ribosomal protein S10, whose translation MADTTKIRIRLKAFDHQLLDKSTSDIVETAKRTGAHVAGPIPLPTEIRRYTVLRGPHVDKKSREQFEIRTHKRLLDIIEPTQQTLDALMKLDLSAGVDVEIKS comes from the coding sequence ATGGCCGACACCACGAAGATCCGGATCCGCCTCAAGGCGTTCGATCACCAGCTTCTCGACAAGTCCACGAGCGACATCGTCGAGACCGCGAAGCGAACGGGCGCGCATGTCGCGGGCCCCATCCCCCTGCCCACGGAGATCCGTCGTTACACGGTTCTCCGCGGCCCGCACGTCGACAAGAAGTCGCGCGAGCAGTTCGAGATCCGCACGCACAAGCGGCTCCTCGACATCATCGAGCCGACGCAGCAGACCCTCGACGCCCTGATGAAGCTCGATCTTTCGGCCGGCGTCGACGTCGAGATCAAGAGCTAG
- the rplB gene encoding 50S ribosomal protein L2, protein MGIKNFKPTSPARRYYSVSDFKEITKVEPERSLIEKQTSTGGRNNYGRITSRFRGGGHKQRYRIIDFRRDKIGIPATVAAIEYDPNRTARIALLHYVDGEKRYILAPDGLSVGAKLVASRNADIKPGNSLTLRHIPPGTSIHNIEVKKGKGGQLVRSAGVAAQLMAKDGDYAQVRLPSGEIRKVHLDCRATIGQVSNPDHANITLGKAGRSRWLGRRPHNRGVTMNPVDHPMGGGEGRSSGGRHPCSPWGQLAKGLKTRNNKRTDGMIIRRRGTKG, encoded by the coding sequence ATGGGTATCAAGAACTTCAAGCCGACCTCTCCGGCGCGGCGCTACTACTCGGTCAGTGATTTCAAGGAAATCACCAAGGTCGAGCCCGAGCGCTCCCTCATCGAGAAGCAGACCTCGACGGGCGGGCGCAACAACTACGGCCGCATCACCTCGCGGTTCCGCGGCGGTGGCCACAAGCAGCGCTACCGGATCATCGACTTCCGGCGCGACAAGATCGGCATCCCCGCGACCGTCGCCGCCATCGAGTACGATCCGAACCGCACCGCCCGCATCGCCCTGCTCCACTACGTCGACGGCGAGAAGCGCTACATCCTCGCGCCCGACGGCCTGAGCGTGGGCGCGAAGCTGGTCGCGAGCCGCAACGCCGACATCAAGCCCGGCAACAGCCTCACGCTGCGCCACATCCCGCCCGGCACCTCGATCCACAACATCGAGGTCAAGAAGGGCAAGGGCGGCCAGCTCGTGCGCTCGGCCGGCGTCGCCGCGCAGCTCATGGCCAAGGACGGCGACTACGCCCAGGTGCGTCTCCCGAGCGGCGAGATCCGCAAGGTGCACCTCGATTGCCGCGCCACCATCGGCCAGGTCTCGAACCCCGACCACGCGAACATCACCCTCGGCAAGGCCGGTCGTTCGCGATGGCTCGGCCGTCGTCCGCACAACCGCGGCGTCACCATGAACCCCGTCGATCACCCGATGGGCGGCGGCGAGGGCCGCTCCTCCGGCGGTCGTCACCCCTGCTCGCCGTGGGGTCAGCTCGCCAAGGGCCTGAAGACTCGCAACAACAAGCGGACCGACGGAATGATTATCCGCCGGCGCGGAACCAAGGGTTGA
- the hemA gene encoding glutamyl-tRNA reductase — protein sequence MIVVVGLSHKTAPIAVRERLAVQRDALPALYERLLADRSIGEAVVLSTCNRVEVYAAPPRGGSLEATSRATIGALAAIGGDVVTMHLGRKEGGDAVRHLFRVASSLDSLVVGEPQILGQLKDAIELARESKALGQTLGKAMLRAVRVGKRARSETAIGEGQVSVSSVAVDLAQEIFGDLTGRKAALVGAGEMAEAAAKLLAKAGAKIIVLNRSPARAKVLAYEVSGEPRGMQELERTLGEVDIAIGSTSSPTPVITVDLVKRVRKVRRGKSLFLIDIAVPRDVEPAVNDLDGVYLYDVDDLSQIVAQSLEGRAAEAARAEAIVEEEARAFEHWTLERELTPTIVGLFNRTRAVLLAELERSFAGRLKHLGAAEKEALLVMVDAATNKLLHAPVTRLKELAGDARAEGYVEAVRDLFDLSAIALEAITLKGGDGSAIDGAITLPTTGTNGKAQSPSSSIPRAPVQASSAGSPAAATLASTSSSASPREVAGAKDLG from the coding sequence GTGATCGTCGTCGTTGGTCTCTCCCACAAGACAGCGCCGATCGCGGTGCGCGAGCGGCTCGCCGTGCAGCGCGACGCGCTCCCCGCGCTCTACGAGCGGCTCCTCGCAGATCGGTCGATCGGGGAAGCCGTGGTGCTCTCCACGTGCAACCGCGTCGAGGTGTATGCCGCTCCGCCGCGCGGAGGTTCGCTCGAAGCGACGAGCCGCGCGACGATCGGCGCGCTCGCGGCGATCGGCGGGGATGTGGTCACGATGCACCTCGGGCGCAAGGAGGGCGGCGACGCGGTGCGGCACCTCTTCCGCGTGGCCTCGTCGCTCGACTCGCTCGTTGTGGGCGAGCCGCAGATTCTCGGTCAACTCAAGGACGCGATCGAGCTCGCGCGGGAAAGCAAGGCGCTCGGGCAGACGCTCGGCAAGGCGATGCTGCGGGCGGTTCGCGTGGGCAAGCGCGCGCGGAGCGAGACGGCGATCGGCGAAGGGCAAGTGTCGGTGTCGAGCGTGGCCGTGGATCTCGCGCAGGAGATCTTCGGCGATCTCACGGGGCGCAAGGCCGCGCTCGTGGGTGCGGGCGAGATGGCCGAGGCCGCGGCGAAGCTCCTCGCGAAGGCAGGCGCGAAGATCATCGTGCTGAACCGGAGCCCGGCGCGCGCGAAGGTGCTCGCGTACGAGGTGTCCGGCGAGCCGCGTGGGATGCAGGAGCTCGAACGGACGCTCGGCGAGGTCGACATCGCGATCGGCTCGACGTCGAGCCCGACGCCCGTGATCACGGTGGATCTCGTCAAGCGCGTGCGGAAGGTGCGGCGCGGCAAGAGCCTGTTCTTGATCGACATCGCCGTCCCTCGCGATGTGGAGCCCGCCGTGAACGACCTCGACGGCGTCTACCTCTACGACGTCGACGACCTCTCGCAGATCGTGGCGCAGTCGCTCGAAGGTCGGGCGGCGGAGGCGGCGCGCGCCGAGGCGATCGTCGAGGAAGAGGCGCGCGCGTTCGAGCACTGGACGCTCGAACGAGAGCTCACGCCGACGATCGTGGGGCTCTTCAACCGGACGCGCGCCGTGCTGCTCGCCGAGCTCGAACGAAGTTTTGCCGGGCGCCTCAAGCACCTCGGCGCCGCGGAGAAGGAAGCGCTGCTCGTGATGGTCGACGCAGCGACGAACAAGCTGCTCCATGCGCCGGTGACGCGCCTCAAGGAGCTCGCGGGCGACGCGCGCGCCGAGGGGTATGTCGAGGCCGTGCGCGACCTCTTTGATCTGTCGGCGATCGCCCTGGAGGCGATCACTCTGAAGGGCGGCGACGGCAGCGCGATCGACGGAGCGATCACGCTGCCGACCACGGGCACGAACGGCAAGGCGCAGAGCCCGTCGTCCTCCATCCCGCGCGCGCCTGTGCAGGCTTCGTCCGCGGGCTCGCCTGCCGCGGCGACGCTCGCTTCGACCTCGTCCTCGGCCTCCCCGCGCGAGGTCGCGGGCGCAAAGGATCTCGGATGA
- the rpsL gene encoding 30S ribosomal protein S12, protein MPTISQLIRNGREAARYKTASPALKSCPQRRGVCVRVYTTTPKKPNSALRKVCRVRLTNQMEVTSYIPGEGHNLQEHSVVLIRGGRVKDLPGVRYHVVRGTLDASGAAGPSSTNKATRNRKRSKYGVKRPKS, encoded by the coding sequence ATGCCGACCATCAGCCAGCTCATCCGAAACGGCCGCGAAGCCGCTCGTTACAAGACGGCCTCTCCGGCGCTCAAGTCCTGCCCGCAGCGGCGTGGCGTGTGCGTCCGCGTGTACACCACGACGCCGAAGAAGCCGAACTCGGCCCTCCGCAAGGTGTGTCGCGTGCGCCTCACCAACCAGATGGAGGTCACGAGCTACATCCCGGGCGAGGGGCACAACCTGCAGGAGCACTCGGTCGTGCTCATCCGCGGGGGTCGCGTGAAGGATCTGCCGGGCGTTCGTTACCACGTCGTGCGTGGCACGCTCGACGCTTCGGGCGCCGCAGGGCCGAGCTCGACCAACAAGGCGACCCGCAACCGCAAGCGCTCGAAGTACGGCGTGAAGCGTCCGAAGAGCTGA
- the rplW gene encoding 50S ribosomal protein L23 yields MQPEHIIRRPIILTEKSARLREDSNKVIFEVRRDANKIQIKDAIQALFKVGVVEVNTLVMRGKDKRMGRGYAKLHNWKKAIVTLKPGDQIQFFDEEKSE; encoded by the coding sequence ATGCAGCCCGAGCACATCATCCGTCGGCCGATCATCCTCACCGAGAAGTCGGCCCGGCTCCGCGAAGATAGCAACAAGGTCATCTTCGAGGTGCGCCGCGACGCGAACAAGATCCAGATCAAGGACGCGATCCAGGCGCTCTTCAAGGTCGGCGTGGTCGAAGTGAACACGCTCGTCATGCGCGGCAAAGACAAGCGCATGGGGCGCGGCTACGCAAAGCTGCACAACTGGAAGAAGGCGATCGTCACCCTCAAGCCGGGCGACCAGATCCAGTTCTTCGACGAGGAGAAGTCGGAGTAA
- the rpsS gene encoding 30S ribosomal protein S19 produces MPRSIKKGPFVDGHLMEKIQTAQATGGPKKVIKTWSRRSTIVPDAVGLTFAVHNGRKFVPVFVTENMVGHKLGEFAPTRTFHGHSGDKKAKVGKAPGGR; encoded by the coding sequence ATGCCGCGTAGCATCAAGAAGGGCCCCTTCGTCGACGGCCACCTGATGGAGAAGATCCAGACGGCGCAGGCCACGGGCGGCCCCAAGAAGGTCATCAAGACCTGGTCCCGCAGGTCCACCATCGTCCCCGACGCTGTGGGACTCACGTTCGCCGTGCACAACGGCCGCAAGTTCGTCCCCGTGTTCGTCACGGAGAACATGGTCGGCCACAAGCTCGGTGAGTTTGCCCCGACCCGCACCTTCCACGGCCACTCCGGCGACAAGAAGGCGAAGGTCGGCAAGGCCCCCGGCGGTCGCTGA